In Chitinophaga sp. H8, the sequence ATTGCCGTAAAAAGAAAAGACCATTTCTTCATGCTTCTATTTTTTTTAGTCATAAATACTTATTCCATTGTCATCATACTTCCTGCTTCACCGGCATTACGGCAGCCAGGATCTACCATCCATCTTCCAGCCTGCGTCTACATTTATCTTCAACCAGCTCAATATACCAGGCGCAATGTCCACCATTGTAGGTACCGTAGGCGGCAACGGTTTGTTACAAAGATCTATCTGCTGTTCTTCCCATAAAGGGTTACCTTTTATCGTCATATCCATTTGATTAGGACCATAATCCTTGATGACAGTGCCACTGCCATCAGTGCCTTTCCACCAGGCTACCAGATCTGCATAATTGGGATGTGCAGTAGTTACAGCTGTATCACACAAAGAGTAATTTTTGATCGTTTCATCACTTAGTATCGTTTTCCACAACCGGATATTTGTCATACTGATCTCGGCATTTCCCCACCGGCTACCAAAGGTTTCGGTGATATCATCGTCAATGACCAGTTTCAACCTTACATTTGGATTTAACTTGGTAACGCGCAGCATACTGGCCGACTTATACAATTTTCCATCCTGCCACAGGCGTACATCTCCTCCCCTGTCTACCGTCAGTGTTACATGGTGCCACTGATTATCATCCAGGTGCGGTGCATCGGTAGCATCAATATCAAACCTGTTGCCCGCTCCATCTCCTGCATTAAAACCTACGATAGGCCCCTTGGCATATATCACCCAGCCTACATTTCCCCCGGAATTCCAGTCTTTATTACCGATCAGTACCGGACCGTTATAGTTTTCCATTTGCGGAGAACGTACCTCAAACTGGACCGTAAACTGCCGAAAATCATCGAAATTAAGGGAAGCCGCATCTGTATAGGCATATTCCTTTAAGTTCTGATATTTTACCGTTTTCAGGGTATTGGCCGGAGGGATTACTTCTCTGGACAAAAAGCTCTTGTTGTAAAAAACAGTAAAAATATTCTGTTCCGCATAAGAACCACCACCATGACCATTTATATTACCACCATGATCTGTAGTAATAATCACCAGCCAGTCTTCATTGGCAATATTACTACGGCTGTTTAATGCAGTTAACATTTCGCCTACATATCCATCTGCCGTAGTAATGGCATTCATATATTCCGGTACAGCAGCATCATATCCGGACTGCTTACCTGCATTCTCCGGGCCATTAAAATTCACCACCATCATATCCGGATTATCATTCTTTAGGCGGCCAATAGCACTATCTTTTACTGCTATGTCATTATTATCCGCATTCACTTTTACATCCGCATGTGTGATCAGCTGTTCATTCAGTAACGGAGAAGCACAAATAGCTACCGTACGTAAAGAAGGGTTTAATGTTTTAATGTATTTATAGATCATGGGGTATTGCAGAAGATTATTGGGTGTGAACCCGTCATTGGTTACACCATGTTTGCTCCCCCATACACCGGTAAGCATAGAAGACCAACCTGGTCCGCTTAATGTAGGCGCCTGTGTAAGTGCGTCAAAGCTATATACTGCATGTGGTAATAGTCCTTTAATATTGGGAATCGCTGCATCCCGCATCACATCTCCCCTGCAACCATTAATAGCGATCAGCAATACTTTTTTTCCTGTACTTTTAATAACAGGCGCGGAAGTAGTATCCCCAGGCGCAACATCCCCCGGCTCTCCGACTACCGGAAATTTCTCCTTGAAGCAGGAAGCCTGCAACAATACCAATGCCACTCCCATAACAATAACAGCAAAATGCCGGGCGGATCGTATCAAATATTTTATAAGTGCCATCAACAAAAATTAATTAGATGATTGATTAATACCTCAGCAAGGCAATACGGTTAAATGACTGCAGGTCATACTTGTTAAAGTAGCCAACCACAAGGGTGGCATTAGTATTGGGCATATTGAGCAGCTGTGAAATACCGCCGGATATTGGTCCCAGGTTATTGAACTGCTGGCTCACCTTTCCATCTTCATCCAATATTACGGTACCACTGCGCTTCATACCAGAGAATAAGTCGAAGCCACCAGCTAAGAATATCTTACCATTTTTTAGCCGGGCTGCTGTGGATATAATACCATTGGCGCCATCCAGTGGACCATCGCCTACACTGAAGCTCTTATCTATGGCTCCCGTACTATTTAAAACCGCCACTTTCCTGGCAGTACCTCCATTCACTTTCAGGAATAGCCCTGCTACCAGGTATTTATTGCCAGGCATTGCTGCAACAGTATACACCGTATTATCAATGTCCGCACTAAAACTGTTGTCCAGCTGCCCTCTTTGATCCAGCCGTGCAATACGGTTGGCCGGTTTATCATGGTACTTTGTAAAATCGCCCACTATCATCAGTTTGCCATCATCCTGCATAATAGCGTTCATAATAAATCCATTGGCACCCGAAAAACTCCCCCTGGTAACAGGGTTATAATTAAAAGAAGAATCAAAGGAACCGTCCTCGTGCAGCCTTACAATGCCCTCCATTCTGATACTGTCAATTTTTACTGAATCCCGCAGATGATCTGCTGTGGAAATCGTAAAATCTTTCCGGAGAAAATGCCTGAAATAACCTATCACTACAATCTTTCCACTATCTGCAGTTTGCAATACTTTAGTAACAGGACCATCAAAATAGGCATTCAAAGCAGGCACTGTATCCTTCTTGCCGGTTTGCGTGGTAATGATAGTGCTGTCAATGGAGCCGTTCATATTCAACCTTACAATATTGGAAATATAACCAGGCTTAAAACGTTCATTATAATTACCAAAGCTTCCTCCTACTACATACTTTCCATTAGACTGCACTATTAACGAGGTTACTGTTCCTGCAACACCTTTACCCACTACAAAAGACTGGTCCAGGCTCCCATCGGGATTAATCCTCGCCAATCCCTTCACACCATCTTTTAAGCCGGAATTATCATAATCCGTAAAATTTCCGCCTATCATATACTTATTACCCGGAACATACTCAATACAGGTAATCCCATTATTAGCCCCAGGCACTGAATGAAATAAAGAATCGATGTATATAGGGCCACTAATCCTTACCTGTGGTCCTGCAAAAATCTGACGTTTAATAGTGAGTGTTACCAATCCACTACTAGCCAGTTCGGGGACTTTTACCTGGATACCATTATCTGTAACACCGGTGATCAGCCCTTCTATATCATTAAACTTTACCACCATCCCGCTATCCTTATACTTCATAAACCCTTTTCCTGTCAGTGTTACAATGGCACCTGCCTTTACAGTGCCCTGTAAAGGAGTTGTACTACTCAATTCAATTTCCAGTGGCGGCTTCGCTCCTTCATACGGATCCTTACCCACATACTTATCCTTTTTACAGGCACAGACTGTTGCAAGCACAGTAATACAAAACAGTATGGATAAATCTTTCATATACTTTATTGATAATTGAAAAACTTCGTGATAAAAACTTACTTAATATACTCTTGTACTGTTTCTGCAAAATCACTGGCATTGAACCCCCATACATGATTATCATCCAGCACATGTACAATACCGTTTTTTGTCTGCAAATCGGAGGTAGCCACCTGCGACTCCATATAAAAAGGAGATGCCAAGTCTCCTATGCTGGTAAACACCAACTTACGTGGTCCTACATCCTTTGTACCGCTATAATCACTGAATATCACACCCTGGTGCATGATATAGCCATCCAGTGATTCGATGTTCATGCCCCCGTATAGTTTTCTTTGTAAAGGATCATACCGGGTAATATCCTTCAGCATATATTTGTCACGGATGATATAGCGGGAAAGGTATTTCCGCCATACTTCTCCCGGTACTTCTTCCAGGCGCAGTGTATCCTTAAAATCATTATACCTTACGGCATGGATTACATTCATCGCCTTTTGAATAGCATGATCCGTTGGAGCATAAAAAGTATTCGTGGAATCACGCAGCTCACCTTCCAGTCCTGCCAACTTGATTACCTGTACCAGTGTATCAAAGAAAAAAGGTTGCGTTTGCAAAAATTCATAGCTGGAAATAGTATATACCCCTTTTTGCAGGCCTGAATCCCTGTAATAGTCTTTTTGGCAGGAAAGTAGTACGAGCGCTATCAATAGCAGACCTCCACAATAATTGACAAATTTTCTTGTGTGCATCATCATTGCCTGATTTTAATTTGCCCAATAACTATTTAATGTGATATTCGGATTGTTCACTCTGGCTTTGGGGTCAATAGGCCAGGTCCAGGCCCCGCGACTAAACTGCTCTGGTGTAAGAGAGTTGGCACATTGGTTAGGATCCATTACCCGTCCGGTACGTACCAGATCATACCAGCGGGATCCTTCACCTACCAGTTCCCGTTGCAGTTCAGAGAAAATAAAGTCTTTCAGGTCCCCATCAGAGGCTTCATACAATTTAGCTCCTGCACGTTTACGTACCAGGTTGAGCAACGTAATAGCCTGGTTATTCATTCCCATATCTGCCATCGCTTCTGCTCCCAACAATAACAGGCCACCGTAACGGAACATCATCAGATTATCATCGAAGAACCAGTTAACAGGATCACTTACATTGGAATATTTCAGGAACATGGTTTGTATAGTGCTGGCGTATGGCAGGTAAAACCAGAGATCGCGGCGTCGGTCAGCCTTATCCGGTGGGAACAGTTTTTTCATAAAGTCCCCTTTAAACCATGCCCAGGAATACGAGTATACAATCACCGGTTCATGCGTCATCCATTGACCTGGCGTTACATATTTGGTGGTAGCACCATAATTGGCATTTACAGAAAACTCAAACAAGCTTTCTTTTGTACGACCTTTAAAAAGAGTGTGAAAATCTTCTATCGGTAGCAATCCGAACTTACCGGAATTCACTACTTCCTGCACTGCTTCTACAGTGGCTTTCCAGTATTGCTGCTCATTTGCTTTATCAAAACCGGCCATCCACATATTCACGTTAGCAATCAGCGCGTAGACCGCACCACGTGCTGCACGCACGCCCCATTTTGCCGGATCATCATATTGCCAGGGCAGATCTTCTTTA encodes:
- a CDS encoding fasciclin domain-containing protein; this translates as MMMHTRKFVNYCGGLLLIALVLLSCQKDYYRDSGLQKGVYTISSYEFLQTQPFFFDTLVQVIKLAGLEGELRDSTNTFYAPTDHAIQKAMNVIHAVRYNDFKDTLRLEEVPGEVWRKYLSRYIIRDKYMLKDITRYDPLQRKLYGGMNIESLDGYIMHQGVIFSDYSGTKDVGPRKLVFTSIGDLASPFYMESQVATSDLQTKNGIVHVLDDNHVWGFNASDFAETVQEYIK
- a CDS encoding RagB/SusD family nutrient uptake outer membrane protein, whose product is MLRKVYISFLLTGLLCISSCKSFLDVKPIDRLSDNSFWNTKQDVESAVADTYGAIFDLITNGPYNFANGDLRAGEVSWDGERIVCFEAVGENDLGNATRMGNPERYVMLKLSDWYPFFQSIAACNIDIERIPQVKALSAADSKQYLAEVRFVRAFTYFYISRLYGDVPLYTKAYDKDPLPRTPMLKVLQFCLEELEAIKEDLPWQYDDPAKWGVRAARGAVYALIANVNMWMAGFDKANEQQYWKATVEAVQEVVNSGKFGLLPIEDFHTLFKGRTKESLFEFSVNANYGATTKYVTPGQWMTHEPVIVYSYSWAWFKGDFMKKLFPPDKADRRRDLWFYLPYASTIQTMFLKYSNVSDPVNWFFDDNLMMFRYGGLLLLGAEAMADMGMNNQAITLLNLVRKRAGAKLYEASDGDLKDFIFSELQRELVGEGSRWYDLVRTGRVMDPNQCANSLTPEQFSRGAWTWPIDPKARVNNPNITLNSYWAN
- a CDS encoding alkaline phosphatase family protein; amino-acid sequence: MALIKYLIRSARHFAVIVMGVALVLLQASCFKEKFPVVGEPGDVAPGDTTSAPVIKSTGKKVLLIAINGCRGDVMRDAAIPNIKGLLPHAVYSFDALTQAPTLSGPGWSSMLTGVWGSKHGVTNDGFTPNNLLQYPMIYKYIKTLNPSLRTVAICASPLLNEQLITHADVKVNADNNDIAVKDSAIGRLKNDNPDMMVVNFNGPENAGKQSGYDAAVPEYMNAITTADGYVGEMLTALNSRSNIANEDWLVIITTDHGGNINGHGGGSYAEQNIFTVFYNKSFLSREVIPPANTLKTVKYQNLKEYAYTDAASLNFDDFRQFTVQFEVRSPQMENYNGPVLIGNKDWNSGGNVGWVIYAKGPIVGFNAGDGAGNRFDIDATDAPHLDDNQWHHVTLTVDRGGDVRLWQDGKLYKSASMLRVTKLNPNVRLKLVIDDDITETFGSRWGNAEISMTNIRLWKTILSDETIKNYSLCDTAVTTAHPNYADLVAWWKGTDGSGTVIKDYGPNQMDMTIKGNPLWEEQQIDLCNKPLPPTVPTMVDIAPGILSWLKINVDAGWKMDGRSWLP
- a CDS encoding DUF5008 domain-containing protein; translated protein: MKDLSILFCITVLATVCACKKDKYVGKDPYEGAKPPLEIELSSTTPLQGTVKAGAIVTLTGKGFMKYKDSGMVVKFNDIEGLITGVTDNGIQVKVPELASSGLVTLTIKRQIFAGPQVRISGPIYIDSLFHSVPGANNGITCIEYVPGNKYMIGGNFTDYDNSGLKDGVKGLARINPDGSLDQSFVVGKGVAGTVTSLIVQSNGKYVVGGSFGNYNERFKPGYISNIVRLNMNGSIDSTIITTQTGKKDTVPALNAYFDGPVTKVLQTADSGKIVVIGYFRHFLRKDFTISTADHLRDSVKIDSIRMEGIVRLHEDGSFDSSFNYNPVTRGSFSGANGFIMNAIMQDDGKLMIVGDFTKYHDKPANRIARLDQRGQLDNSFSADIDNTVYTVAAMPGNKYLVAGLFLKVNGGTARKVAVLNSTGAIDKSFSVGDGPLDGANGIISTAARLKNGKIFLAGGFDLFSGMKRSGTVILDEDGKVSQQFNNLGPISGGISQLLNMPNTNATLVVGYFNKYDLQSFNRIALLRY